From one Gallionella capsiferriformans ES-2 genomic stretch:
- a CDS encoding HDOD domain-containing protein, giving the protein MNKREIFKQIALDIAEGELAFPTGAQLALKLRQALDDPDCSLDVAARLIQAEPLLAARVIAIANSVLYNRSGHEISDVEIAVMRLGFNVVRSLVMALVARQMAGVSTDPRHRELVDQLWQHTAHVAALAQVVARHVTLQNPETAMFAGIIHEIGGFYMLSRADEFPGLLEGDFSDWMDYGEEMIGRAVLKKLSIPEAVLDEMDVFWEGFLALPPETMADTLLLAEELTPVTSPLHQLDGMAAGQMQTAQIEMVIGEETLSRILNEAMEEVGSLSQALQF; this is encoded by the coding sequence ATGAATAAACGTGAAATTTTCAAGCAAATCGCACTCGATATTGCCGAGGGTGAACTGGCTTTCCCGACCGGTGCACAGCTGGCCCTAAAACTGCGTCAGGCGCTCGATGATCCTGATTGCTCACTTGATGTCGCCGCCCGTCTGATACAGGCCGAGCCGCTGCTGGCCGCGCGGGTGATTGCCATCGCCAACTCTGTGCTCTACAACCGTTCCGGGCATGAGATCTCAGATGTGGAGATTGCCGTTATGCGGCTGGGATTTAATGTGGTGCGCTCGCTTGTGATGGCGCTGGTCGCGCGGCAGATGGCCGGCGTGTCGACCGATCCGCGCCATCGTGAACTGGTGGACCAGCTCTGGCAGCACACGGCACATGTTGCCGCTTTAGCGCAGGTTGTCGCACGGCACGTCACGTTGCAGAATCCGGAAACGGCGATGTTCGCCGGCATTATTCACGAAATCGGCGGTTTTTATATGCTGTCGCGGGCGGATGAATTCCCTGGCCTGCTTGAAGGCGATTTCTCCGACTGGATGGATTACGGCGAGGAGATGATAGGCCGAGCGGTACTCAAAAAACTTTCAATTCCTGAAGCCGTTTTAGATGAAATGGACGTGTTCTGGGAGGGATTTTTAGCCCTGCCGCCGGAAACGATGGCCGATACACTGCTGCTCGCCGAAGAACTGACTCCCGTGACGTCTCCGTTGCATCAGCTTGACGGTATGGCGGCGGGGCAGATGCAGACGGCTCAGATTGAAATGGTGATCGGCGAGGAAACCCTCAGCCGTATTCTCAATGAGGCGATGGAAGAGGTCGGTTCGCTGAGTCAGGCTCTGCAATTTTAG
- a CDS encoding chemotaxis protein CheD, with product MIHQTGKDFERIARNINPGGWAIEAERPISTLLGSCVAVCLFDPVLKMGGMNHFLLPTTSTGNTDIDVILNGDYSMEVLVNGLLSKGAKKPRLLAKAFGGGTIISSIRMAIGERNAAFANEWLQREGIKLIASDFSGPWSRKVVFVPQNGDAYCRRIPTTQASAIDVARAEQEYERMLTEKKKTTVKKIELF from the coding sequence ATGATCCATCAGACAGGCAAGGATTTTGAGCGTATCGCCCGCAATATTAACCCCGGCGGCTGGGCAATCGAGGCTGAACGTCCTATCTCGACCCTGCTGGGTTCCTGCGTTGCCGTCTGCCTGTTTGATCCCGTCCTGAAAATGGGCGGCATGAACCATTTTCTGCTGCCAACCACCAGTACCGGCAACACCGACATCGACGTGATTCTCAATGGAGACTACTCGATGGAAGTACTGGTCAACGGACTGCTTAGCAAGGGCGCAAAGAAGCCGCGCCTGCTGGCGAAAGCCTTCGGTGGCGGCACCATCATCAGCTCGATACGCATGGCGATCGGCGAACGCAATGCAGCATTTGCCAATGAATGGTTGCAGCGCGAAGGCATCAAGCTGATTGCCTCTGACTTTAGCGGCCCCTGGTCGCGAAAAGTGGTGTTTGTTCCGCAGAATGGCGATGCCTACTGCCGGAGGATTCCCACCACACAGGCCAGCGCCATCGATGTCGCACGCGCTGAACAGGAATACGAACGCATGCTGACCGAGAAAAAGAAAACAACCGTGAAAAAAATCGAGCTGTTTTAG
- a CDS encoding sensor domain-containing protein yields MNTEFKPLLLRQLHELGLDAEHLPDIDSWRSLLSIIEQTYHEARCVTGRSLAVPSTEMQYPHPRGTDEARLRTLFNTIKDLVWLKAPDGVYLACNPVVERMLGTAEAAIVGRTDYDFISREQADSFREHDRAAMNTGTVCINEGWLTFKDTGYCGLFETSKTPVYDDTGQLIGVFGIARDITERKRAEAALKNSEQQARNLIDKLQVGVLLQSARAEILLCNQIALDLLGLSEAQLLGKSSFDPDWNVIHEDGSPFPGSEHPVPVSIATKSLVHDVVMGVYRPSKRDRVWLLVSAAPQLNPNNEVEQVVCTFVDITERKKMEERLELTQFASDYAPDCILWVNEQARICYANEAALHCHGFSKEELLSMTIHDLDPDFPPDVWLAHWHELQHKGGITIETRHRRRDGSIFPIEVSANFVKFGDKEYNIAYHRDITERKKSEAALRYSEQRLRDVSEASGEYLWEIDINLGYTYVSNRSIEVKGYTPEQLLGHAPAEFMPPEDIDMAARIVNLAISKNQPFKLQHRDITPSGAILWEEVSGVPFYDDAGHLLGLRGTGRNITGRKLKEEQLRVAAAAFETHEAIMITDAHGTIIKVNQAFQRITGYSQEEVLGENPRILSAGRNEKSFYSAMWQQLTTLGRWRGEIWDKRKSGQIYPKWMTITAVRDENGKTTEYVAIFSDITQRKLAEEEIRNLAFYDALTRLPNRRLLLDRLHAALSVSARSRRFGAVLFLDMDRFKTLNDTMGHDYGDLLLIEVAERIKLCVREIDTVARLGGDEFVILVEEIDTRAEETSKHIAAIAEKIRSALSVPYRLKEKHHHSSPSIGVCLYRGIEESTDDLLKHADMAMYQAKDSGRNAVRFFDPLMQQAVEARVTLENDLRHALPNDQLQLYYQIQVDNDRRAIGAEALVRWIHPIRGMVSPAHFIPIAEETSLILEVGAWVLKTACLQLAVWADRPMTCNLILAVNVSVQQFKQVGFVEHIAELIRAYCIVPQRLKLELTESVVLNDVSDIVQKMCALKSLGVRLSMDDFGTGYSSLSYLKNLPLDQLKIDQSFVRNIATDENDAVMVKTIIAMAQNFRLNVIAEGVETEAQLAFLKQNGCMCYQGYYFGKPAPIEQFQSQLEALSKTV; encoded by the coding sequence ATGAACACTGAGTTCAAACCGCTGCTGCTAAGACAACTGCACGAGCTTGGGCTCGATGCAGAACATCTCCCCGATATCGACAGCTGGCGCTCCCTGCTGTCTATCATCGAACAAACCTATCATGAAGCCCGCTGTGTGACGGGACGATCACTCGCCGTACCATCGACTGAAATGCAATACCCGCATCCGCGGGGTACCGATGAAGCGCGACTGCGCACACTGTTCAACACGATCAAAGATCTGGTCTGGCTCAAAGCCCCCGACGGTGTCTACCTTGCCTGCAATCCCGTCGTCGAACGCATGCTCGGCACGGCTGAAGCGGCAATCGTTGGCCGAACCGATTACGACTTTATCAGCCGCGAACAGGCCGATTCATTTCGAGAACATGATCGCGCTGCCATGAATACCGGTACGGTATGTATCAATGAAGGATGGCTGACCTTTAAAGATACGGGCTATTGCGGCCTGTTCGAAACCTCTAAAACACCGGTATACGACGATACAGGGCAACTGATCGGTGTATTTGGTATCGCGCGCGACATCACAGAACGCAAACGGGCTGAAGCTGCCTTAAAAAACAGCGAGCAACAGGCGCGCAATCTGATTGATAAGCTGCAGGTCGGCGTCTTACTGCAATCCGCAAGGGCCGAGATTTTACTTTGCAATCAGATCGCGCTCGATCTGCTGGGACTCTCCGAAGCACAGCTATTGGGTAAATCCTCTTTTGATCCGGACTGGAACGTTATCCACGAAGACGGCTCCCCCTTCCCGGGCAGCGAGCATCCGGTACCTGTGTCCATTGCCACTAAAAGTCTGGTTCACGATGTCGTAATGGGGGTCTATCGTCCATCAAAACGCGATCGCGTCTGGCTGCTGGTCAGTGCCGCACCGCAACTGAACCCGAATAATGAAGTTGAACAGGTGGTATGCACCTTCGTCGACATCACCGAACGCAAGAAAATGGAAGAGCGGCTAGAGCTGACCCAGTTTGCCAGCGACTATGCGCCCGACTGCATACTCTGGGTGAATGAGCAGGCACGCATTTGCTACGCCAATGAAGCTGCCTTACATTGTCACGGCTTTAGCAAAGAAGAATTACTGTCGATGACGATCCACGATCTGGATCCCGACTTCCCCCCCGACGTGTGGCTAGCGCACTGGCATGAATTGCAGCACAAGGGCGGCATCACGATCGAAACGCGCCACCGACGGCGCGACGGATCTATTTTCCCGATCGAAGTCTCGGCGAATTTCGTCAAATTTGGCGATAAAGAATACAACATTGCCTATCACCGCGACATCACAGAACGCAAAAAATCCGAGGCTGCACTGCGCTACAGCGAACAGCGATTACGCGACGTCAGCGAAGCATCCGGGGAGTATCTGTGGGAAATCGATATCAATCTGGGCTATACCTATGTCTCGAACCGGTCGATCGAAGTCAAAGGATACACACCGGAGCAATTGCTGGGCCACGCACCTGCTGAGTTTATGCCACCTGAGGATATCGATATGGCAGCCCGCATCGTCAACCTCGCCATCAGTAAAAACCAACCCTTCAAATTACAACATCGCGACATCACGCCGAGCGGTGCGATCCTGTGGGAAGAAGTAAGTGGCGTGCCGTTTTATGATGATGCCGGCCACCTGCTTGGACTGCGCGGCACAGGGCGGAACATTACCGGACGCAAGTTAAAAGAAGAGCAACTCAGGGTTGCCGCAGCGGCTTTTGAAACGCATGAAGCCATTATGATCACCGACGCCCACGGCACGATCATTAAAGTCAATCAGGCATTTCAGCGCATCACAGGCTACAGTCAGGAAGAAGTGCTGGGAGAAAATCCACGTATCCTGAGTGCCGGGCGCAATGAAAAATCATTTTATAGCGCGATGTGGCAACAACTGACGACGCTTGGCAGGTGGCGGGGCGAAATATGGGACAAACGCAAGAGCGGCCAGATTTACCCGAAATGGATGACGATTACCGCCGTGCGTGACGAAAACGGAAAAACGACTGAATATGTCGCTATTTTCAGCGACATCACACAGCGCAAACTCGCCGAGGAGGAAATTCGCAATCTGGCATTCTACGATGCGCTGACCCGCCTGCCCAACCGGCGCCTGTTGCTCGATCGTTTACACGCTGCACTGTCGGTCTCAGCACGCAGCCGCCGCTTTGGTGCGGTGCTGTTTCTCGACATGGACAGATTCAAGACCCTCAACGATACGATGGGACATGATTACGGCGATCTCCTGCTGATCGAAGTCGCCGAGCGCATCAAACTTTGCGTGCGTGAAATCGACACCGTTGCTCGCTTAGGGGGGGACGAATTTGTCATACTGGTCGAAGAGATTGATACCCGTGCCGAAGAAACCTCGAAACATATTGCCGCAATTGCCGAAAAAATACGCAGTGCACTCTCTGTTCCTTATCGGCTCAAAGAAAAACATCATCACAGCTCGCCCAGCATCGGCGTGTGTTTATATCGCGGCATCGAGGAATCAACGGACGATCTGCTCAAACACGCCGATATGGCCATGTATCAGGCCAAAGACTCCGGTCGCAATGCAGTACGTTTTTTCGATCCGCTGATGCAGCAGGCCGTCGAAGCACGCGTCACGCTGGAAAACGACTTGCGCCATGCCCTGCCGAATGATCAGTTGCAACTTTACTACCAAATTCAAGTCGACAATGACCGTCGTGCGATCGGCGCAGAAGCACTGGTACGCTGGATACATCCAATACGCGGTATGGTATCGCCCGCACACTTCATTCCCATTGCAGAGGAAACCTCGCTGATCCTCGAAGTCGGCGCATGGGTACTAAAAACGGCCTGTCTGCAACTGGCGGTATGGGCTGACAGACCGATGACCTGCAACCTGATACTGGCGGTCAATGTCAGCGTACAGCAATTTAAACAGGTAGGATTCGTCGAACACATCGCTGAGCTCATACGAGCGTACTGCATTGTGCCGCAACGTTTAAAACTCGAACTCACTGAGAGCGTGGTGCTGAACGATGTGAGTGACATTGTGCAGAAGATGTGCGCCTTAAAATCGCTCGGCGTCAGACTGTCGATGGATGATTTCGGCACCGGCTATTCATCGCTTTCCTATCTGAAAAATTTACCGCTGGATCAGCTCAAGATCGACCAGAGTTTTGTGCGCAATATTGCAACCGATGAAAACGATGCGGTGATGGTCAAAACCATTATCGCGATGGCGCAGAATTTCCGGCTGAATGTGATTGCTGAAGGCGTTGAAACAGAGGCGCAACTGGCATTCTTAAAACAGAACGGCTGCATGTGCTATCAGGGATATTACTTCGGCAAACCCGCACCGATAGAACAATTCCAAAGCCAGCTTGAAGCGCTGTCAAAAACCGTCTGA
- a CDS encoding methyl-accepting chemotaxis protein: MNNQTFHSAFKTLQLTTKFLLIVNSITFLLLSFATVALYQSIKHIMLDSVQQRAEEIANEVIDGANMLMVTGQITRHENITLLLKKIASAGNITKLNLIRTEQVTRQFGPGTVNEKIVDEIQQHAISDKRPSYTFIERNGTRLFRAVTPYVASHNFHGTDCLSCHEVEAGTVNGISDIEIDLSDDLKLLNNIVLSLIAGQLMLQLVLFFLIKWAVRRFVVTPLNEAVDVANRITEGDLSVKINVVSDDETGKLLLSMQHMSVTLNRFINDMSCALEQITRQSGDIELIEEAGLKGNFLRSVQLTNGALQLISVHREQIQDDLFRGKLDGINSAGLLDNLGHSQEDLMEVAQVVDSLSAFASQSAQAAEAGAEESRSATAQIEQLSIQSTALEQAVNLLSDEGNKALDATQQIDVIVKKVNLLALNAAIEAARAGESGRGFAVVADEVRKLSEMTAVFSSDIRLSLTAVATEASRMQGSAQSMSATTQLSLESTYRVKEKLDQVSTAAATSSTSSMLAKSLTVASLAKIDSFTMKQVAYRQARARTAFHSSELHFASIDALIEQVPETHRNALRMLAKKMTQSIDNAVQSLHAGNQGSEVFELMERANQELTDAIDAALASVRSATERVQDSGVKIDLF, from the coding sequence GTGAATAATCAAACCTTTCATTCCGCCTTCAAGACCCTGCAACTAACGACAAAATTTTTGCTGATCGTTAACAGTATTACTTTCCTGCTGCTGTCATTCGCGACCGTTGCACTGTACCAATCTATCAAGCACATCATGCTCGATTCCGTGCAACAGCGGGCGGAGGAAATCGCCAATGAAGTCATCGACGGCGCCAACATGCTGATGGTAACCGGACAAATCACCAGGCACGAAAACATCACTCTGCTGCTTAAAAAAATTGCCAGCGCAGGCAATATTACCAAGCTCAATCTGATACGCACCGAACAGGTTACACGGCAATTCGGACCGGGCACCGTAAACGAGAAAATCGTTGACGAAATACAGCAACATGCAATCAGCGACAAGCGCCCCTCCTATACGTTTATCGAACGAAATGGCACCCGACTGTTCCGCGCCGTGACGCCCTACGTGGCAAGCCACAACTTCCACGGCACCGATTGTCTGTCCTGTCACGAAGTTGAGGCGGGCACTGTCAACGGCATCTCCGATATTGAGATTGACCTGAGCGACGATTTAAAACTGCTGAACAACATCGTTCTGTCGCTGATCGCAGGCCAGCTCATGTTGCAGCTGGTGCTTTTTTTCCTGATCAAATGGGCCGTACGCCGTTTCGTCGTAACTCCGCTCAACGAAGCCGTTGATGTTGCAAACCGGATTACCGAGGGTGACCTTTCAGTTAAGATTAACGTCGTCAGTGACGATGAGACCGGCAAACTATTGCTGTCCATGCAGCACATGAGCGTCACCCTTAACCGTTTCATCAATGACATGAGCTGTGCATTGGAACAAATCACCCGGCAGAGCGGCGACATCGAACTCATCGAAGAAGCCGGCCTCAAGGGCAATTTTTTAAGATCAGTACAACTCACGAATGGCGCATTGCAACTGATTTCAGTGCATCGGGAACAAATTCAAGATGATCTATTCCGCGGCAAACTCGATGGCATCAACAGCGCAGGACTACTCGATAACCTTGGTCACAGCCAGGAAGATTTAATGGAAGTCGCACAAGTGGTGGACAGTCTGTCCGCCTTTGCCAGCCAGTCTGCTCAAGCCGCCGAGGCAGGCGCGGAAGAGTCCAGATCCGCTACGGCACAGATAGAACAGCTGTCGATACAATCAACCGCGCTCGAACAGGCCGTCAATCTGCTAAGCGATGAAGGAAACAAGGCACTTGACGCCACACAGCAGATCGATGTCATTGTCAAAAAAGTAAACCTGCTGGCACTCAACGCGGCGATAGAAGCGGCCCGGGCCGGCGAATCAGGCCGTGGTTTCGCCGTGGTTGCCGATGAAGTTCGCAAACTATCGGAAATGACGGCAGTGTTTTCCAGTGACATCCGTCTGTCGCTCACCGCAGTGGCTACGGAGGCTAGCCGCATGCAAGGTTCGGCACAATCAATGAGTGCGACTACACAGCTCTCACTGGAAAGCACGTATCGTGTCAAAGAAAAACTTGATCAGGTAAGCACTGCCGCCGCGACGTCAAGCACCTCATCGATGCTTGCCAAGTCGCTGACCGTCGCCTCTCTGGCGAAAATTGACAGCTTTACCATGAAACAGGTGGCCTACCGGCAGGCGCGCGCAAGAACAGCATTCCATTCCAGCGAACTGCATTTTGCCAGCATTGATGCATTAATAGAACAAGTGCCAGAAACGCACAGAAACGCCCTACGCATGCTGGCAAAAAAAATGACTCAGTCTATCGATAACGCGGTTCAATCGCTGCATGCCGGCAATCAGGGCAGCGAAGTTTTTGAGTTGATGGAGCGCGCTAACCAGGAACTGACTGATGCAATTGATGCGGCGCTTGCCAGCGTACGTTCGGCAACTGAGCGGGTTCAAGATAGCGGCGTTAAAATCGATTTGTTTTAA